A single Geothermobacter hydrogeniphilus DNA region contains:
- a CDS encoding thrombospondin type 3 repeat-containing protein — MKRLSVVALSVLLVLLTVLPALAIDSDGDGIDDTIDNCPTIANADQADADGDGIGDVCDACPDDAANDSDNDGICAGTSYNAPKSAAGDNCPADANYDQKDFDGDGVGNACDNCYSVINPSQLDSDNDYVGDACDAFPNDANLLYDLDGDGVGEKPGSSGPGYDNCPLQPNPSQRDSDSDGYGDACDAFPTDGSEWVDTDGDGMGDNSDDDGVTNLPLTGQASCYDIDGNPIACSGTGQDGETRNGAAWPNPRFADNGDGTITDLLTGLTWLKDIGCLGTGDWDTAFKQVITLNNNPATLNCSGYTGSYDDWVLPNINQLLSLRNDVDADHNGWLTAQGFLVPAGPTQDARFWSSTTYRYGDSGNPSDFIHAAVSGKNMGTVTYTSKILTDPVYLANHHIFPVRLATMPAPAVPLATGQETCFDSGGNLIDCVGSGQDGEFRMGAKKPSGIRFVNNGDGTVSDRLTGLVWQQNGLCYGEVIQNLTGEWAETASQFDWQAALDYVAGLNDGTYADCAFGRTDWRLPNAVELGSLTGDWSLSYTAPSDQLQYLGFSTPWKSMFWWSSTPTPPNTFTGTTPYVYAAATAHNWRPAHATVAGDGTYPKAIAWTVAAGITGPRLSRAPATHDFGVVMIGDPAPTVTVNVRNLGPVDLVLQQAALSGINAAAFGIQNDTCSGQTLAGGSTCSLEIACVVTQPGTRNAVLELASNDPGRPLVSTPLAAEARYYDQDNDGVGDPVDNCPADYNPLQIDADHDGIGDACDSCPADADNDSDNDGICVGGSFATPMTAGNDNCPVNANPLQTDSDGDGIGDACDICPNDAANDTDGDGICGDVDNCPNTANPSQLDSNNDGVGDACSADSDGDTIIDAFDNCPNVANLDQNDTDSDGTGDACDFCPLDSNLQTEPAVTAGNGGYDLRETCSSWDGVGTPELEFSGDDTVSSYTLPWNFSFYGTAYGSITIDSNGRIWFSHSYSEYSAGLVNAGYGPVIAPWANDLSSSSYGQIRVEHKTGPERVVIEWQTETYSDAGDGPLSTFEVVLFADGAIRFDYFTFNCTTCSTSNASGISADDGTRYLDLTAAFGAVDSLAGRSFLFAPPPDIDGDGILNGADNCPNIANPGQLDADLDGIGDACDACPDDAGNDADGDGLCAGTGFNPPMTGDGDLCPGDAGNDIDGDGICDGSGFVAPKTGEQDNCPAVANPLQADGDGDGVGDACDNCALQPNADQIDSDYDGLGNACDACPNGGWCAQSIDPVDSAGLDWWGPDHGVLTSGDYLALYPPVTGGGGGSGAPQVFYYQVDASAAGSWSGTGFDWAALSRVDANGQSLLDGSGQPLPADLTGNAGAMLRTFSDWTCHDQAPVSSLLLKAGHPAVNSQGELVYANGTTITSNQRGALAYASGQEVNSLDLNDRGDLVWLSTRYSYDYSYSTYVRTYYAQQQLTDATSAITLYTGNGYSSSYPYDVAINNARQIVTLWYASTGSYQLKLDGVLLHSSNFRLDDVEINDLGDIVFAENSQVYLLDHNDTTHTPQAVTGATGSEPSITNSGEIFWIANNQVVSSVRGVVSAACEGSSALYSDPAPNQCGDVAFDVKLSSNQYQPTVKGALQPCLVDIDGDGLDDIREYQFFGDLSQGAAGDYDGDGASNAREFAAGTDPADNASTPPPLLELLDTSGQTLGTPLPADAVSFRTVVNGCSDKPDLVELWYDADGDNLLSGGDLLVEDALLRDVADSTSGLLATSISSDSELFAPDSAPQAHRTDSLVDLAGALLPQGDYIVRAVDCNGYSELLPLQVTAPSAAPVANLAGTVAGAGSVTAPQALVWAEDGDSGQLLGVAVSDALGSYTLDLPRLPGSGLLRVGVDAPGVVFPPVQVAVVAGPNSFDPVVELSDASLTGQVQTDGGSWPGPFGPRVSASRADGAEVSSRAAADGSYSLPVLSGADWTAQADLAPGYFAIQSSAGPVTVSGPGSQPGGNFTFFTETATFGVTVVNEDSQAVSDATVYATCADTSCSGLMGAGLTDASGLGLVGAQAGMNWSISLYAADGVYNLGGTPTELVPGPSQSATCAGGTVCMQPNFAVYLADGAIEGTARHADGTPFAGALIFAVSSNALNGSTPLSGEVTVIDTADANGHFRLPLLGGDWRLHAQDPDTGEQGTEQTRTLTVDGNDQIDQPYETITGVDLTVGVVPPVSAVSFTTTPASPQVVGQPVTVTANATGGSSQVEYQLWVYDYDGASPTWRLANNWQVDPNLVWDTSLLASGAGHYSLQVRARSAGSLVAYEARAFNSYYYLVTESPVSSVSLSITSPNPQVIGLPVTMVANTTGGGTQVEYQLWIYDYDGASPTWRLANNWQVDPNLVWDTNLLASGAGHYSLQVRARNAGSLVAYEARAFNSYYYLVTESPVSSVSLSITSPNPQVIGLPVTMVANTTGGGTQVEYQLWIYDYDGASPTWRLANDWQVDPNLVWDTNLLASGAGHYSLQVRARNVGSLVAYEARAFNSYYYLVTESPVSSVSLSVTSPNPQVVGLPVTVVANTTRGGTQVEYQLWIYDYDGASPTWRLANDWQVDPNLVWDTSLLASGAGHYSLQVRARNVGSLVAYEARAFNSYYYLVTESPVSSVSLSVTSPNPQVVGLPVTVVANTTGGGTQVEYQLWIYDYDGASPTWRLANDWQANPNLVWDTSLLASGAGHYSLQVRARNVGSLVAYEARAFNSYYYLVTESPVSSVSLSVTSPNPQVVGLPVTVVANTTGGGTQVEYQLWIYDYDGASPTWRLANDWQANPNLVWDTSLLASGAGHYSLQVRARNVGSLVAYEARAFNSQYWLN, encoded by the coding sequence ATGAAACGCCTTTCTGTTGTTGCCCTGTCTGTGCTGCTGGTTCTACTGACTGTACTGCCCGCCCTGGCCATCGACAGCGACGGCGATGGCATCGACGACACCATCGACAACTGTCCGACCATCGCCAACGCCGACCAGGCGGATGCCGACGGTGACGGCATCGGCGATGTCTGTGACGCCTGTCCCGACGATGCGGCCAACGACAGCGACAATGACGGCATCTGTGCCGGAACCAGCTACAATGCTCCCAAAAGCGCCGCCGGCGACAACTGTCCGGCCGATGCCAATTACGACCAGAAGGATTTCGACGGCGACGGCGTCGGCAACGCCTGCGACAACTGCTACAGCGTGATCAATCCCAGTCAGCTCGACAGCGACAACGATTATGTCGGCGATGCCTGTGACGCCTTCCCCAACGACGCCAACCTGCTCTACGACCTCGACGGTGACGGAGTCGGTGAAAAGCCCGGGAGCAGCGGCCCCGGTTACGACAACTGCCCCCTCCAGCCCAACCCCAGCCAGCGTGACAGCGACAGCGACGGCTACGGTGACGCCTGCGACGCTTTCCCCACCGACGGTAGTGAGTGGGTCGATACCGACGGCGACGGCATGGGGGACAACAGTGATGATGACGGTGTCACCAATCTGCCACTGACCGGGCAGGCAAGCTGTTACGACATCGACGGCAACCCGATCGCCTGCAGCGGCACCGGCCAGGATGGCGAGACCCGCAACGGAGCCGCATGGCCGAATCCGCGCTTTGCCGACAACGGCGACGGCACCATCACCGACCTGCTGACCGGACTGACCTGGCTCAAGGATATCGGCTGTCTGGGCACCGGTGACTGGGACACCGCCTTCAAGCAGGTGATCACGCTCAACAACAATCCCGCCACGCTGAACTGCAGCGGCTATACCGGCAGCTATGACGACTGGGTGCTGCCGAACATCAACCAGCTTCTCAGCCTGCGCAACGACGTGGATGCCGATCACAACGGTTGGCTGACCGCCCAGGGTTTCCTGGTACCTGCCGGTCCAACCCAGGATGCCCGCTTCTGGTCATCGACCACCTACCGCTACGGGGACAGCGGAAATCCGTCCGATTTCATACATGCCGCCGTGAGCGGCAAGAATATGGGAACGGTGACCTATACCTCCAAGATTCTGACCGACCCTGTCTATCTGGCCAACCACCACATCTTTCCGGTGCGGCTGGCCACCATGCCGGCGCCGGCCGTCCCCCTGGCCACCGGGCAGGAAACCTGCTTCGATTCCGGCGGCAATCTGATTGACTGCGTCGGTTCGGGACAGGACGGCGAGTTCCGGATGGGGGCCAAAAAGCCTTCCGGAATCAGGTTCGTGAATAACGGTGACGGCACGGTTTCCGATCGGCTTACCGGCCTTGTCTGGCAGCAGAACGGCCTCTGCTACGGCGAGGTGATCCAGAACCTGACCGGGGAATGGGCCGAAACGGCCAGCCAGTTCGATTGGCAGGCCGCTCTCGACTATGTCGCCGGACTGAATGACGGCACCTACGCCGATTGCGCTTTCGGCCGCACCGACTGGCGGCTGCCAAACGCCGTCGAACTGGGCAGCCTGACTGGCGACTGGAGCCTGAGCTATACCGCTCCAAGCGATCAACTGCAATACCTCGGCTTCAGCACGCCCTGGAAATCCATGTTCTGGTGGAGCTCCACGCCGACACCGCCGAACACCTTTACCGGGACGACACCCTATGTCTATGCTGCGGCCACGGCCCATAACTGGCGGCCCGCTCACGCAACGGTCGCGGGCGATGGCACGTATCCCAAGGCGATTGCCTGGACCGTCGCTGCCGGCATCACCGGGCCCCGCCTGAGCCGGGCCCCGGCAACGCACGATTTCGGCGTGGTGATGATCGGGGATCCGGCCCCGACCGTGACCGTCAATGTGCGCAACCTCGGACCTGTCGACCTGGTGCTGCAGCAGGCCGCGCTCAGCGGCATCAATGCCGCCGCCTTCGGCATTCAGAACGATACCTGCTCCGGGCAGACCCTGGCCGGCGGGTCGACCTGCAGTCTCGAGATCGCCTGTGTCGTCACCCAGCCGGGGACCAGGAACGCGGTTCTCGAACTGGCCTCCAACGATCCGGGCCGACCGCTGGTGTCCACCCCCCTGGCGGCCGAGGCCCGCTACTACGACCAGGACAACGATGGCGTCGGTGACCCGGTCGACAACTGTCCGGCTGACTACAACCCGCTGCAGATCGACGCCGACCATGACGGCATCGGCGATGCCTGCGACAGCTGTCCTGCGGATGCCGACAATGACAGTGACAACGACGGCATCTGTGTCGGCGGCAGCTTTGCGACGCCGATGACCGCCGGCAACGACAACTGTCCGGTCAACGCCAACCCGCTGCAGACCGACAGCGACGGCGACGGCATCGGCGATGCCTGCGATATCTGCCCCAATGATGCAGCCAACGATACCGATGGTGACGGCATCTGCGGTGATGTCGACAACTGTCCCAACACGGCCAATCCCAGCCAGCTCGACTCCAACAATGACGGCGTCGGCGATGCCTGCTCGGCCGACAGCGACGGTGATACCATCATTGACGCGTTCGACAACTGCCCGAATGTCGCCAACCTCGACCAGAACGACACCGACTCCGACGGGACGGGCGATGCCTGCGACTTCTGTCCCCTCGACAGCAACCTGCAGACCGAGCCGGCAGTGACGGCCGGCAATGGCGGCTACGACCTGCGCGAGACCTGCAGCAGTTGGGACGGAGTGGGAACTCCCGAGCTGGAATTCAGCGGTGATGACACGGTAAGTTCCTACACCCTGCCCTGGAACTTCTCCTTCTACGGCACAGCCTACGGCAGTATCACCATCGATTCCAACGGCCGCATCTGGTTCAGTCACAGCTATTCCGAATATTCAGCCGGACTGGTCAATGCCGGCTACGGGCCGGTGATCGCCCCCTGGGCGAACGATCTCTCCTCCTCATCCTACGGCCAGATCCGGGTCGAGCACAAGACCGGTCCCGAGCGGGTGGTGATCGAATGGCAGACCGAGACCTACAGTGATGCCGGCGACGGCCCCCTGAGTACCTTCGAGGTAGTGCTCTTCGCCGACGGCGCCATCCGCTTCGACTATTTCACCTTCAACTGCACCACTTGCAGCACCAGCAACGCCTCCGGCATCAGTGCCGACGACGGTACGCGCTATCTCGACCTGACCGCCGCCTTCGGTGCCGTCGACAGCCTGGCCGGGCGCTCCTTCCTCTTCGCACCGCCGCCTGACATCGACGGCGACGGGATCCTCAACGGGGCCGACAACTGTCCGAATATCGCCAACCCCGGCCAGCTTGATGCCGACCTTGACGGTATCGGGGATGCCTGCGATGCCTGTCCGGATGATGCCGGCAACGATGCCGACGGCGACGGCCTCTGTGCCGGTACCGGTTTCAACCCGCCGATGACCGGGGATGGCGACCTCTGTCCGGGAGATGCCGGCAACGACATTGACGGCGACGGCATCTGCGATGGCAGCGGCTTCGTGGCACCGAAGACCGGTGAGCAGGACAACTGCCCGGCGGTGGCCAATCCGCTACAGGCCGACGGTGACGGTGATGGCGTCGGCGACGCCTGCGACAACTGTGCGCTGCAGCCCAACGCCGACCAGATCGACAGTGACTATGACGGTCTCGGCAATGCCTGCGACGCCTGCCCCAACGGCGGCTGGTGCGCCCAGAGCATCGACCCGGTCGACAGTGCGGGCCTCGACTGGTGGGGCCCTGACCACGGCGTGCTGACCTCCGGTGACTATCTCGCGCTCTATCCGCCGGTGACCGGTGGCGGGGGAGGTTCCGGCGCGCCGCAGGTCTTCTATTACCAGGTCGACGCCTCGGCGGCCGGTTCCTGGAGCGGCACCGGCTTCGACTGGGCGGCCCTCTCCCGGGTCGACGCCAACGGCCAGTCGCTGCTCGACGGCAGCGGACAGCCGCTGCCGGCCGACCTGACCGGCAACGCCGGGGCGATGCTGCGCACCTTCAGTGACTGGACCTGCCATGACCAGGCACCGGTCAGTTCGCTGTTGCTGAAGGCGGGGCACCCGGCCGTCAACAGCCAGGGTGAGCTGGTCTACGCCAACGGTACGACCATCACCTCCAACCAGCGCGGTGCCCTCGCCTATGCCAGCGGGCAGGAGGTGAACAGCCTCGATCTGAACGACCGCGGCGATCTGGTCTGGCTGTCCACCAGATATTCCTATGACTACAGCTACAGCACCTATGTCAGGACCTACTACGCGCAGCAGCAGCTGACCGATGCGACTTCGGCGATCACCCTGTACACGGGGAACGGTTACAGCAGCAGCTATCCCTACGATGTGGCGATCAACAACGCCCGCCAGATCGTAACGCTCTGGTATGCTTCGACAGGAAGTTACCAGCTCAAGCTGGATGGTGTCCTTCTCCACAGCAGCAATTTCAGACTCGATGATGTCGAGATCAACGACCTGGGCGATATCGTCTTCGCCGAAAACAGCCAGGTCTATCTGCTCGACCATAACGACACGACCCACACGCCGCAGGCGGTGACCGGCGCCACCGGCAGCGAGCCGTCGATCACCAACAGCGGCGAAATCTTCTGGATCGCCAACAACCAGGTGGTGTCGAGTGTCCGGGGGGTCGTCAGCGCGGCCTGCGAGGGATCCAGTGCGCTCTATTCCGACCCGGCCCCCAACCAGTGCGGTGACGTCGCCTTTGACGTCAAGCTCTCCTCCAACCAGTACCAGCCGACGGTCAAGGGCGCTCTGCAGCCCTGCCTGGTCGATATCGACGGCGACGGGCTCGACGATATCCGTGAGTATCAGTTCTTCGGCGACCTGAGCCAGGGGGCGGCAGGCGATTACGACGGCGACGGGGCGAGCAACGCCCGCGAGTTTGCCGCCGGCACCGATCCGGCCGACAACGCCAGCACGCCGCCGCCGCTGCTCGAACTGCTCGATACTTCCGGGCAGACGCTCGGTACCCCGCTGCCGGCCGATGCGGTCAGCTTCCGGACGGTGGTCAACGGCTGCAGCGACAAGCCTGACCTGGTGGAGCTCTGGTATGACGCGGACGGTGACAACCTGCTGTCGGGCGGGGACCTGCTGGTCGAGGATGCCCTGCTGCGCGATGTCGCCGACAGCACGTCCGGGCTGCTGGCCACCAGCATTTCCAGTGACAGCGAGCTGTTCGCTCCGGACAGTGCCCCCCAGGCGCATCGGACCGATTCCCTGGTTGATCTGGCCGGCGCCCTGCTGCCCCAGGGGGACTACATCGTACGGGCCGTCGACTGCAACGGCTACAGTGAACTGCTGCCGCTGCAGGTGACCGCGCCGTCCGCGGCTCCCGTAGCGAACCTGGCGGGAACGGTTGCCGGTGCCGGGAGTGTGACGGCGCCGCAGGCGCTGGTCTGGGCCGAGGACGGGGATAGCGGGCAACTGCTCGGGGTGGCGGTCAGTGATGCGCTGGGCAGCTACACCCTGGATCTGCCGCGGCTGCCGGGCTCCGGGCTGTTGCGGGTCGGGGTCGATGCCCCGGGAGTGGTTTTCCCGCCGGTGCAGGTGGCGGTGGTGGCCGGTCCCAACAGCTTCGACCCGGTGGTCGAGCTGAGTGACGCCAGCCTGACCGGGCAGGTGCAGACCGATGGCGGTTCCTGGCCCGGTCCCTTCGGGCCGCGCGTGAGCGCCAGCCGTGCCGACGGCGCGGAGGTTTCCAGCCGCGCCGCGGCCGACGGCAGCTACAGCCTGCCGGTTCTCTCCGGCGCCGACTGGACGGCGCAGGCCGACCTGGCACCCGGTTACTTTGCCATCCAGTCTTCCGCCGGCCCGGTGACGGTCAGCGGACCCGGCAGTCAGCCGGGCGGGAACTTCACCTTTTTCACCGAAACCGCCACCTTCGGGGTCACCGTGGTCAACGAGGACAGCCAGGCGGTGAGTGACGCCACCGTCTATGCCACCTGTGCCGACACCTCCTGCAGCGGACTGATGGGAGCGGGGCTTACCGACGCCTCCGGCCTGGGACTGGTCGGGGCCCAGGCGGGAATGAACTGGAGTATCAGTCTGTACGCCGCCGACGGCGTCTACAACCTGGGCGGGACCCCGACCGAGCTGGTGCCCGGTCCGTCGCAGTCTGCCACCTGTGCCGGCGGCACGGTCTGCATGCAGCCCAATTTTGCTGTCTACCTCGCCGACGGCGCCATCGAGGGCACCGCCCGCCACGCCGACGGCACGCCGTTCGCCGGCGCCCTGATCTTCGCTGTCAGCAGCAACGCCCTGAATGGCAGCACACCGCTGAGCGGTGAGGTCACGGTCATCGACACCGCCGACGCCAACGGGCACTTCCGCCTGCCCCTGCTCGGCGGCGACTGGCGCCTCCACGCCCAGGATCCCGACACCGGCGAACAGGGGACCGAGCAGACCCGGACCCTCACCGTGGACGGCAACGATCAGATTGACCAGCCGTACGAGACGATAACCGGGGTGGATTTGACGGTGGGGGTGGTACCACCGGTGTCGGCTGTAAGTTTTACAACTACCCCGGCCAGCCCCCAGGTTGTGGGCCAACCTGTCACGGTGACGGCGAACGCAACCGGTGGCAGTAGTCAGGTCGAATACCAGCTGTGGGTTTACGACTATGACGGGGCGTCTCCCACGTGGCGGCTGGCAAATAACTGGCAGGTCGATCCGAACCTGGTGTGGGATACGAGTCTTCTGGCGTCAGGCGCGGGACACTATAGTCTGCAGGTACGGGCTCGAAGTGCGGGATCACTAGTTGCGTATGAGGCCCGTGCGTTCAATTCATATTACTATTTGGTAACTGAATCTCCGGTCAGTTCTGTGAGCCTCAGTATCACATCACCAAACCCCCAGGTTATTGGTCTGCCTGTAACAATGGTAGCAAATACAACCGGGGGAGGGACGCAGGTCGAGTACCAACTTTGGATTTACGACTATGACGGGGCGTCTCCCACGTGGCGGCTGGCAAATAACTGGCAGGTCGATCCGAACCTGGTGTGGGATACGAATCTTCTGGCGTCAGGCGCGGGACACTATAGTCTGCAGGTACGGGCTCGAAATGCGGGATCACTAGTTGCGTATGAGGCCCGTGCGTTCAATTCATATTACTATTTGGTAACTGAATCTCCGGTCAGTTCTGTGAGCCTCAGTATCACATCACCAAACCCCCAGGTTATTGGTCTGCCTGTAACAATGGTAGCAAATACAACCGGGGGAGGGACGCAGGTCGAGTACCAACTTTGGATTTACGACTATGACGGGGCGTCTCCCACGTGGCGGCTGGCAAATGACTGGCAGGTCGATCCGAACCTGGTGTGGGATACGAATCTTCTGGCGTCAGGCGCGGGACACTATAGTCTGCAGGTACGGGCTCGAAATGTGGGATCACTAGTTGCGTATGAAGCCCGTGCGTTCAATTCATATTACTATTTGGTAACTGAATCTCCGGTCAGTTCCGTGAGCCTCAGTGTCACATCACCAAACCCCCAGGTTGTTGGTCTGCCTGTAACAGTGGTAGCAAATACAACCAGGGGGGGGACACAGGTCGAGTACCAACTTTGGATTTACGACTATGACGGGGCATCTCCCACGTGGCGGCTGGCAAATGACTGGCAGGTCGATCCGAACCTGGTGTGGGATACGAGTCTTCTGGCGTCAGGCGCAGGACACTATAGTCTGCAGGTACGGGCTCGAAATGTAGGATCACTAGTTGCGTATGAAGCCCGTGCGTTCAATTCATATTACTATTTGGTAACTGAATCTCCGGTCAGTTCCGTGAGCCTCAGTGTCACATCACCAAACCCCCAGGTTGTTGGTCTGCCTGTAACAGTGGTAGCAAATACAACCGGGGGGGGGACACAGGTCGAGTACCAACTTTGGATTTACGACTATGACGGGGCATCTCCCACGTGGCGGCTGGCAAATGACTGGCAGGCCAATCCGAACCTGGTGTGGGATACGAGTCTTCTGGCGTCAGGCGCAGGACACTATAGTCTGCAGGTACGGGCTCGAAATGTAGGATCACTAGTTGCGTATGAGGCCCGTGCATTCAATTCATATTACTATTTGGTAACTGAATCTCCGGTCAGTTCCGTGAGCCTCAGTGTCACATCACCAAACCCCCAGGTTGTTGGTCTGCCTGTAACAGTGGTAGCAAATACAACCGGGGGGGGGACACAGGTCGAGTACCAACTTTGGATTTACGACTATGACGGGGCATCTCCCACGTGGCGGCTGGCAAATGACTGGCAGGCCAATCCGAACCTGGTGTGGGATACGAGTCTTCTGGCGTCAGGCGCAGGACACTATAGTCTGCAGGTACGGGCTCGAAATGTAGGATCACTAGTTGCGTATGAGGCCCGTGCGTTCAATTCACAATATTGGCTGAATTGA
- a CDS encoding DegT/DnrJ/EryC1/StrS family aminotransferase, whose amino-acid sequence MTINPFPTWPSFTEEEADAVRNVLLSNKVNYWTGTEGRAFEKEFAAACGTPYAVALANGTLALELALESLGIGAGDEVITTSYTFIASASAIVMRGAVPVIADVEPDSLTISAATIRPLITPRTRAIIPVHLAGWPCDMDPIMELAREHDLKVIEDCAQAHGARYKGRPVGSLGDAAAFSFCQDKIMTTGGEGGMLVTSDKAVWEKAWSFKDHGKSFDAVYNREHQPGFRWLHESFGSNWRLTEMQAAIGRIQLRRLPEWTAARQRNAALLDEAFRKIPALRVPETSADIDHAYYKYYVFVRPERLREGWDRDRIMNAITAEGIPCFSGICPEIYLEKAFTDAGFGPKERLPNARRCGETSLLFLVHPTLGKREMAATCRVVTEVMARASR is encoded by the coding sequence GAAGAAGAAGCCGACGCCGTCAGAAACGTCCTGCTCTCCAACAAGGTCAACTACTGGACTGGAACCGAGGGCCGCGCGTTTGAAAAGGAATTCGCCGCTGCCTGCGGGACGCCATACGCCGTCGCCCTGGCCAACGGCACCCTGGCCCTGGAACTGGCTTTGGAGTCACTCGGCATCGGTGCCGGCGACGAGGTGATCACCACCAGCTACACCTTCATCGCTTCGGCCAGTGCCATCGTCATGCGCGGCGCGGTGCCGGTGATCGCTGATGTCGAACCGGACAGCCTGACCATCAGCGCCGCCACCATCCGCCCGCTGATCACCCCGCGAACCCGGGCCATTATCCCCGTACACCTGGCCGGCTGGCCCTGCGACATGGACCCGATTATGGAACTGGCCCGCGAGCATGACCTGAAGGTGATCGAGGACTGCGCCCAGGCCCACGGGGCTCGCTACAAGGGACGCCCGGTCGGTTCCCTCGGCGACGCCGCGGCCTTCTCCTTCTGCCAGGACAAGATCATGACCACCGGCGGGGAAGGGGGGATGCTGGTCACCAGCGACAAGGCGGTATGGGAAAAGGCCTGGTCGTTCAAGGATCACGGCAAGAGCTTCGACGCGGTCTACAACCGTGAGCATCAACCCGGTTTCCGCTGGCTGCACGAATCCTTCGGCAGCAACTGGCGGCTGACCGAGATGCAGGCGGCGATCGGCCGCATCCAGTTGCGGCGGTTGCCAGAGTGGACGGCGGCCCGGCAGCGCAACGCGGCGCTGCTGGACGAGGCGTTCAGGAAGATCCCGGCGCTGCGGGTGCCGGAAACGTCGGCCGACATCGACCACGCTTACTACAAGTACTACGTCTTTGTCCGCCCGGAACGGCTCCGGGAGGGTTGGGACCGCGACCGGATCATGAACGCCATCACCGCCGAGGGTATCCCCTGCTTCAGCGGCATCTGCCCGGAAATCTACCTGGAGAAGGCTTTTACCGACGCCGGATTCGGCCCGAAAGAGCGCCTGCCGAACGCGCGGCGCTGCGGGGAGACCAGCCTGCTGTTCCTGGTGCATCCGACCCTGGGCAAGCGGGAGATGGCGGCGACCTGCCGGGTGGTGACCGAGGTCATGGCCCGGGCGAGCCGCTGA